In Helianthus annuus cultivar XRQ/B chromosome 8, HanXRQr2.0-SUNRISE, whole genome shotgun sequence, a single genomic region encodes these proteins:
- the LOC110872775 gene encoding uncharacterized protein LOC110872775 isoform X2 — protein sequence MTFIGSITGGSLSPAIIFNNHKPPLRHRHQRPPTPPIFISTNLSDINPNNLRDLCTTCNHSFHRFPNISPDGKVEPVDVDKLRTAVSHSSVVVSVYARSELVTGGGDWYRRMIPLTPVTGELVGFGRAVGDDALTASIYDVMVTPRLQGRGIGRMILQRIIRLLTNKGIYDIAALCSDQDMHADLEMICLDLQQ from the exons ATGACATTCATCGGTTCAATTACCGGCGGTTCCCTCTCGCCGGCGATAATATTCAACAACCACAAACCACCACTCCGGCACCGCCACCAGCGCCCACCAACGCCCCCAATATTCATATCCACAAACTTGTCAGATATAAACCCTAACAATTTACGAGATCTGTGTACTACCTGCAACCATTCGTTCCACCGGTTCCCTAATATCTCACCGGACGGAAAAGTGGAGCCTGTGGACGTTGATAAACTCCGAACCGCTGTTTCTCACAGCTCCGTCGTTGTTTCCGTTTACGCCAGATCGGAACTTGTTACCGGCGGCGGCGATTGGTACCGGCGAATGATTCCGTTGACGCCGGTGACCGGAGAGTTGGTTGGATTTGGTAGAGCTGTGGGTGATGATGCATTAACTGCTTCAATTTATGATGTTATG GTAACACCGCGGTTACAAGGTCGAGGAATCGGGAGGATGATTCTTCAAAGGATCATAAG ATTGCTTACAAATAAAGGTATATATGATATTGCAGCTCTGTGTTCTGATCAAGATAT GCATGCGGATTTGGAGATGATATGCTTGGATCTACAACAATGA
- the LOC110872775 gene encoding probable acetyltransferase TAP2 isoform X1, with the protein MTFIGSITGGSLSPAIIFNNHKPPLRHRHQRPPTPPIFISTNLSDINPNNLRDLCTTCNHSFHRFPNISPDGKVEPVDVDKLRTAVSHSSVVVSVYARSELVTGGGDWYRRMIPLTPVTGELVGFGRAVGDDALTASIYDVMVTPRLQGRGIGRMILQRIIRLLTNKGIYDIAALCSDQDMKFFKACGFGDDMLGSTTMMYTRKSGSDLDLSAGRKLLMVPPLRKP; encoded by the exons ATGACATTCATCGGTTCAATTACCGGCGGTTCCCTCTCGCCGGCGATAATATTCAACAACCACAAACCACCACTCCGGCACCGCCACCAGCGCCCACCAACGCCCCCAATATTCATATCCACAAACTTGTCAGATATAAACCCTAACAATTTACGAGATCTGTGTACTACCTGCAACCATTCGTTCCACCGGTTCCCTAATATCTCACCGGACGGAAAAGTGGAGCCTGTGGACGTTGATAAACTCCGAACCGCTGTTTCTCACAGCTCCGTCGTTGTTTCCGTTTACGCCAGATCGGAACTTGTTACCGGCGGCGGCGATTGGTACCGGCGAATGATTCCGTTGACGCCGGTGACCGGAGAGTTGGTTGGATTTGGTAGAGCTGTGGGTGATGATGCATTAACTGCTTCAATTTATGATGTTATG GTAACACCGCGGTTACAAGGTCGAGGAATCGGGAGGATGATTCTTCAAAGGATCATAAG ATTGCTTACAAATAAAGGTATATATGATATTGCAGCTCTGTGTTCTGATCAAGATAT GAAATTCTTTAAGGCATGCGGATTTGGAGATGATATGCTTGGATCTACAACAATGATGTATACCAGGAAGAGTGGTAGTGATTTGGATTTAAGTGCTGGTAGGAAGTTACTTATGGTTCCACCACTTAGGAAACCTTAA
- the LOC110872778 gene encoding probable nucleoredoxin 3 — MGGAACETAEFSTQNFKTLMEQEGTHYLLCGEQKVPLPSGIEKTICLLFSASWSRPCNAFIPQLVQAYNTLKETGQELEVIFVSFDRDENGYKEHIKGMPWLVVPFDVNSQKIIGNVYKVNQIPSFMPLDVGTKLLAKDAVGLIKDYGADAYPFTKKRQEELKALDEAKREGGNLNELFANGIDDSFVYGKGGKLCASDLVGKTIGLYFGAHWCPPCRDFTSQLIEAYNDITTNKDQQFEVIFISTDRDFKEFELSISKMPWPAIPFNSKTRQDLCRIFEVKWIPSLIFLGPNGKTVSTNGREMVSSYGARGFPFTEAKILEIETSLMKEKDGLPQQVKDGKHEHVLTLDMAKAYICDFCKKRGSFWAFSCNVCGYDLHPSCIEESL, encoded by the exons ATGGGAGGAGCTGCTTGTGAAACTGCTGAATTCTCCACTCAGAACTTCAAGACTCTTATGGAACAAGAAGGAACTCATTATCTTTTATGTGGTGAACAGAAG GTACCATTACCATCAGGTATAGAGAAGACAATTTGCTTATTGTTCTCTGCAAGCTGGAGTAGGCCTTGTAACGCTTTTATACCACAACTCGTGCAAGCCTACAACACGCTAAAAGAAACTGGACAAGAACTAGAAGTTATTTTCGTATCATTTGACCGCGACGAAAATGGATATAAAGAGCACATAAAGGGCATGCCATGGCTTGTGGTTCCATTTGATGTCAATTCACAGAAAATTATCGGTAACGTGTACAAAGTTAATCAAATTCCGTCGTTTATGCCATTGGATGTCGGCACAAAACTGCTTGCAAAAGATGCAGTTGGACTGATAAAAGATTACGGAGCCGATGCGTATCCTTTCACCAAGAAAAGGCAAGAAGAGTTAAAGGCGTTGGATGAAGCGAAACGTGAAGGAGGGAATTTAAATGAACTATTTGCAAATGGGATTGATGATTCATTTGTCTATGGTAAAGGTGGAAAG TTATGTGCATCCGATCTTGTTGGCAAGACGATCGGCCTATACTTTGGTGCACATTGGTGCCCACCGTGTCGTGACTTCACATCCCAACTCATCGAAGCATACAACGACATCACCACCAATAAAGATCAACAATTTGAAGTCATATTCATCTCAACCGATAGAGATTTCAAAGAATTCGAACTCAGCATAAGCAAAATGCCATGGCCAGCTATCCCTTTCAACAGCAAAACAAGGCAAGATCTCTGCAGAATATTTGAAGTTAAATGGATCCCGAGTTTGATATTTCTAGGACCGAATGGGAAAACAGTTAGCACAAACGGGCGAGAAATGGTTTCATCGTATGGTGCTCGAGGATTCCCGTTCACCGAAGCAAAGATTTTAGAGATAGAAACGTCGTTAATGAAGGAAAAAGATGGATTACCTCAACAAGTAAAAGACGGTAAGCATGAACATGTTCTTACACTCGACATGGCAAAAGCATACATCTGTGATTTCTGCAAGAAACGTGGGTCGTTTTGGGCGTTTTCTTGTAATGTTTGTGGCTATGATCTTCATCCATCATGCATAGAAGAAAGCCTATAG